In one Hippocampus zosterae strain Florida chromosome 10, ASM2543408v3, whole genome shotgun sequence genomic region, the following are encoded:
- the lhx1a gene encoding LIM/homeobox protein Lhx1, with product MVHCAGCERPILDRFLLNVLDRAWHVKCVQCCECKCNLTDKCFSREGRLYCKNDFFRRFGTKCGGCSQGISPNDLVRRARSKVFHLNCFTCMMCNKQLSTGEELYIIDENKFVCKNDYLSNSSVKDTNLLSVAACSDPSLSPDSQDHLQDDVVLKETEIAALSDKETVNNENDDQSLGGKRRGPRTTIKAKQLETLKAAFAATPKPTRHIREQLAQETGLNMRVIQVWFQNRRSKERRMKQLSALGARRHAFFRSPRRMRTLVDRLEPGELIPNGPFSYYGDYQNEYYGPGGNYDFFPQGPPSSQAQTPVDLPFVPSSGPTGTPLGGMDHPLPGHHPSTEVQRFSDITSHHPGDSPSPEPGIPGTLHNISTEVFGPSPPFTSLSLNGSGYSNHLSHPPTEMNEATVW from the exons ATGGTGCACTGCGCCGGGTGCGAAAGGCCTATCCTGGACCGCTTTCTTCTCAATGTGCTGGACCGAGCCTGGCACGTCAAGTGTGTCCAATGCTGCGAGTGCAAATGCAACTTGACAGACAAATGTTTTTCTCGAGAGGGGAGATTATACTGCAAAAATGACTTCTTTAG GCGGTTCGGCACCAAGTGTGGTGGATGTTCACAGGGCATATCTCCAAACGACTTGGTCCGGAGGGCTCGAAGCAAAGTGTTTCATCTCAACTGCTTCACGTGCATGATGTGCAATAAGCAGCTCTCGACCGGCGAAGAGCTCTACATCATAGACGAAAACAAATTCGTTTGCAAAAACGATTACCTAAGCAACAGCAGTGTAAAAGACACAAACCTCCTTTCAG TCGCGGCATGTAGCGACCCGAGTTTATCTCCGGATTCCCAAGACCACCTCCAGGACGACGTGGTTCTTAAGGAAACGGAGATTGCCGCCCTCTCGGATAAGGAAACTGTAAATAACGAGAACGACGACCAGAGTTTGGGCGGCAAGCGGCGAGGCCCGCGGACGACAATTAAGGCCAAACAGCTGGAGACGCTAAAGGCGGCCTTTGCTGCAACGCCCAAACCCACCCGACACATCAGGGAGCAACTGGCACAAGAGACTGGCCTCAACATGAGAGTTATCCAG GTCTGGTTCCAGAACCGCCGTTCCAAAGAAAGGCGCATGAAGCAGTTGAGCGCACTAGGAGCACGCAGGCATGCTTTTTTTAGGAGTCCAAGGCGGATGAGGACGCTGGTTGACCGCCTGGAACCCGGGGAGCTCATCCCGAACGGACCTTTCTCTTATTACGGAG ATTATCAAAATGAATATTATGGTCCAGGAGGGAACTATGACTTCTTTCCTCAGGGACCACCCTCATCACAGGCCCAGACCCCAGTAGATCTCCCCTTTGTGCCCTCTTCAGGCCCCACAGGCACACCGCTTGGCGGTATGGACCACCCCCTGCCTGGGCACCATCCATCCACTGAAGTGCAGCGCTTCTCTGATATTACGTCCCACCACCCTGGGGATTCTCCAAGCCCAGAGCCTGGCATCCCAGGAACTCTGCACAATATCTCCACTGAGGTGTTTGGCCCGAGCCCACCGTTTACCTCACTGTCTCTGAATGGCAGCGGATACAGCAACCATTTGTCACATCCACCCACGGAAATGAATGAAGCCACTGTGTGGTAG